A genome region from Chryseobacterium indicum includes the following:
- a CDS encoding response regulator transcription factor — MEKSTIVLIDDHKIVREGLKQLIEKLGNFIVTHEFEDGQSFLKSLPFNEKKPDLFILDYSMPVFNGIEVLQELEQRADEEYKILLLTQHLEEDIIDRAYHHGARGFLHKNCSAAELKFCIDNILSVGYSNITDILKRIKNYKRKEDKEAGNIKLSDREQHFLTLVCDERELTYEQIADEMSVSVKSVDVYRNALFEKFHIKSKVGLVLFSFHNKLTAPFY, encoded by the coding sequence TTGGAAAAATCTACTATTGTTCTTATTGACGACCATAAGATTGTTCGCGAAGGCTTGAAACAGCTTATCGAAAAATTGGGAAATTTTATAGTGACTCATGAATTTGAAGACGGGCAGTCTTTTCTTAAGTCTTTACCTTTTAATGAAAAGAAACCTGATCTTTTCATTTTAGATTATTCTATGCCCGTATTTAACGGAATAGAAGTTCTGCAAGAACTTGAACAAAGAGCAGACGAAGAGTACAAAATCCTTTTACTTACCCAACATTTAGAGGAAGATATTATTGACAGAGCTTATCATCATGGAGCCAGAGGTTTTTTACACAAAAATTGCAGTGCCGCAGAGCTCAAATTCTGTATTGACAATATTCTTTCCGTTGGGTACAGCAATATTACTGATATTCTGAAACGCATTAAAAATTATAAAAGAAAAGAAGATAAAGAGGCAGGAAATATAAAATTATCAGACAGGGAACAGCATTTTCTTACTTTGGTTTGTGATGAAAGGGAACTCACGTATGAACAAATAGCCGATGAAATGAGCGTTTCTGTAAAATCGGTAGATGTATATCGCAATGCTCTTTTTGAAAAATTTCATATAAAATCAAAGGTTGGGTTGGTTCTTTTCTCTTTTCACAACAAGCTTACTGCTCCTTTTTACTGA
- a CDS encoding helix-turn-helix domain-containing protein — MDKQILQVRPDYKKIYEDLINTKYPHKMEACRKLLDREELSVLNILTLNKIIFKSENEFSEKFNQKFRSYTKMDVLDILKYQKENELNNTQLARHFKLSRNTVAKWKKLGFIDNVKFTEK; from the coding sequence ATGGATAAGCAAATATTGCAAGTAAGACCGGATTACAAAAAAATTTACGAAGATCTTATAAACACAAAATATCCACATAAAATGGAAGCCTGTAGAAAGTTGCTGGATCGGGAGGAATTATCAGTTTTAAATATATTGACACTGAATAAGATAATCTTTAAAAGCGAGAACGAATTTTCAGAAAAGTTTAATCAGAAATTCCGTTCCTATACAAAGATGGATGTTTTAGACATTCTAAAGTATCAGAAAGAAAATGAACTAAATAATACACAATTAGCCAGACACTTTAAACTAAGCAGAAATACTGTTGCAAAATGGAAAAAATTAGGATTTATTGATAATGTTAAATTTACAGAAAAGTAA
- a CDS encoding helix-turn-helix domain-containing protein has translation MEKENFKEIHIGRLISEKVKECDIEVLRICNFLGCSYEEILTMYNSESLDTKILLRWSKLLKHDFFRIYTQHLILFSPPLKSLNCAVKSRNSKSLQFRKNIYTKEIIDFILEQISNGTKTKSQIVEEYKIPKTTLYKWISKYCK, from the coding sequence ATGGAAAAAGAAAATTTTAAAGAGATTCATATCGGGAGGCTGATTAGTGAGAAGGTAAAAGAGTGTGATATTGAAGTATTACGTATTTGCAATTTTCTGGGTTGCAGTTATGAAGAGATACTTACAATGTATAATTCTGAAAGCCTTGATACTAAAATATTGTTAAGATGGAGTAAATTATTGAAGCATGATTTTTTTAGGATTTATACCCAACATTTAATATTATTTTCACCCCCTCTCAAAAGCCTTAACTGTGCGGTGAAAAGCAGAAATTCAAAATCTCTTCAGTTTAGAAAGAATATTTATACAAAGGAAATAATAGACTTTATTTTGGAGCAGATATCGAATGGAACCAAAACTAAAAGCCAGATCGTAGAGGAATACAAAATACCAAAAACAACATTGTACAAATGGATAAGCAAATATTGCAAGTAA